A single genomic interval of Rhodopseudomonas palustris harbors:
- a CDS encoding MMPL family transporter produces MLKSAIVSIVRASTRFAAFTVLIGVFLAVAAGFYTYQHFGINTDINHLISSDLDWRKRDIVFEKAFDQERLILAVVEAPTPEFANAAAAKLTAELSKNNINFDSVKRLGGGPFFDRSGLLFLPKDEVAKATGQFQQAVPLIEIMAGDPSIRGLTAALETGLVGLKRGELTLDATAKPFNTVAATIEDVLGKQQAFFSWRGLVNPEPLTDGDKRAFIEVKPILDFKALEPGKAATDAIRQAAVDLKIEQDFGARVRLTGPVPIANEEFATVKDGAVVNGIGTVVVVLLILWMALHSSKIIFAVAANLVIGLSITTAVGLMLVDSLNLLSIAFAVLFVGLGVDFGIQFSVRYRSERHKTGDLEKALVQAAEYSAVPLSLAAMSTTAGFLSFLPTSYKGISELGEIAGAGMAIAFFTSITVLPALLKLLNPAGEKEPLGYAFLAPVDHFLEKHRIAIIVGTIGVALAGLPLLYFMHFDFNPINLRSPKVESIATFLDLRKDPNTGANAVNVMAPNEQTARAIEAKLAKLPQVSRTISLDTFVPPDQPEKLKLIQAGAKVLEPALNPEQVDPPPSDQDNIASLKSSAEALRRAAGEATGPGADASRRLATALTKLAGADQAMREKAQDVFVRPLLLDFELLRNMLKAQPVTLDNLPADIVSSWKTKDGQIRVEVLPSGDPNDNDTLRKFAAAVLQAEPLATGGPVSILKSGDTIVASFIQAGLWALLSISILLWITLRRISDVALTLVPLLVAGAVTLEICVLIDLPLNFANIVALPLLLGVGVAFKIYYVTAWRSGRTNLLQSALTRAIFFSALTTATAFGSLWLSSHPGTASMGKLLALSLLTTLGAVLLFQPALMGKPRHIDESGDTDL; encoded by the coding sequence GTGCTGAAAAGTGCCATCGTCTCCATTGTCAGAGCCAGCACCCGTTTTGCGGCTTTTACTGTGCTGATCGGCGTATTTCTCGCAGTTGCAGCAGGTTTCTATACTTACCAACATTTCGGGATCAACACAGACATCAATCATTTGATCTCGTCTGATCTCGACTGGCGCAAACGTGATATCGTGTTCGAGAAGGCATTCGACCAGGAACGGCTGATCCTGGCCGTGGTCGAGGCCCCGACGCCGGAATTCGCGAATGCCGCGGCGGCCAAGCTCACGGCCGAATTATCCAAGAATAACATCAACTTCGACTCGGTGAAGCGGCTCGGCGGCGGGCCGTTTTTCGACCGCAGCGGGCTGCTGTTCCTGCCCAAGGACGAGGTCGCCAAGGCCACCGGCCAGTTCCAGCAGGCGGTTCCCCTGATCGAGATCATGGCCGGCGATCCGTCGATCCGCGGCCTGACGGCGGCGCTGGAAACCGGTCTGGTCGGGTTGAAGCGCGGGGAACTGACCCTCGACGCCACCGCGAAACCTTTCAATACAGTCGCCGCGACCATCGAGGACGTGCTCGGCAAGCAGCAGGCATTCTTCTCCTGGCGCGGCCTGGTCAATCCGGAACCGCTGACCGATGGCGACAAGCGTGCCTTCATCGAGGTCAAGCCGATCCTCGACTTCAAGGCGCTCGAACCCGGCAAGGCGGCGACCGACGCGATCCGTCAGGCGGCGGTCGATCTCAAGATCGAGCAGGATTTCGGCGCCCGGGTGCGGCTGACCGGCCCGGTGCCGATCGCCAACGAGGAATTTGCCACCGTCAAGGACGGCGCCGTGGTCAACGGCATCGGGACCGTCGTGGTGGTGCTGCTGATCCTCTGGATGGCGCTGCATTCCTCCAAGATCATCTTCGCGGTGGCGGCCAATCTGGTGATCGGCCTGTCGATCACCACTGCGGTCGGCCTGATGCTGGTGGATTCGCTCAACCTGCTGTCGATCGCGTTCGCGGTGCTGTTTGTCGGCCTCGGCGTCGATTTCGGCATCCAATTCAGCGTCCGCTATCGATCGGAACGGCACAAGACCGGGGACCTCGAGAAGGCCCTGGTCCAGGCCGCCGAATACTCCGCAGTGCCGCTGTCACTGGCGGCGATGTCGACCACGGCGGGCTTCCTGTCGTTCCTGCCGACGTCCTACAAAGGCATTTCCGAACTTGGCGAGATCGCCGGTGCCGGCATGGCGATCGCGTTCTTCACCAGCATCACCGTGCTGCCGGCGCTGCTGAAGTTGCTGAACCCGGCCGGTGAGAAGGAACCGCTCGGCTACGCCTTCCTGGCGCCGGTCGATCACTTCCTGGAGAAGCACCGCATTGCCATCATCGTCGGCACGATCGGTGTCGCGCTGGCCGGCCTGCCGCTGCTCTACTTCATGCATTTCGACTTCAACCCGATCAATCTGCGCAGCCCCAAGGTCGAGTCGATCGCGACGTTCCTTGACCTGCGCAAGGATCCGAATACCGGCGCCAACGCCGTCAACGTGATGGCGCCGAACGAGCAGACGGCCCGCGCGATCGAAGCCAAGCTCGCCAAGCTGCCGCAAGTGTCGCGCACCATCTCGCTCGACACTTTCGTGCCGCCGGACCAGCCGGAGAAGCTGAAGCTGATCCAGGCCGGCGCCAAGGTACTGGAGCCCGCGCTTAACCCCGAGCAGGTCGATCCGCCGCCGTCCGATCAGGACAATATCGCGTCGCTGAAGAGCTCGGCCGAAGCGCTGCGCCGCGCCGCCGGCGAGGCCACTGGACCCGGCGCCGACGCCTCGCGCCGGCTCGCCACCGCGCTGACCAAGCTTGCGGGCGCCGATCAGGCGATGCGCGAGAAGGCCCAGGACGTGTTCGTGCGGCCGCTGCTGCTCGACTTCGAACTGCTGCGCAACATGCTGAAAGCGCAGCCGGTGACGCTCGACAACCTGCCGGCCGACATCGTGTCGTCGTGGAAGACCAAGGACGGTCAGATCCGCGTCGAGGTGCTGCCGAGCGGCGACCCCAACGACAACGATACGCTGCGCAAGTTCGCCGCCGCCGTGCTGCAGGCCGAGCCGTTGGCGACCGGTGGTCCGGTGTCGATCCTGAAGTCGGGCGATACCATCGTGGCCTCGTTCATCCAGGCCGGGCTGTGGGCGCTATTGTCGATCTCGATCCTGCTGTGGATCACGCTGCGCCGGATTTCCGACGTGGCGCTGACCCTGGTGCCGCTGCTGGTGGCCGGCGCGGTGACGCTGGAGATCTGCGTGCTGATCGATCTGCCGCTGAACTTCGCCAACATCGTCGCCTTGCCGCTGCTGCTCGGCGTCGGCGTCGCGTTCAAGATCTATTACGTGACCGCCTGGCGCTCCGGCCGCACCAACCTGCTGCAGTCGGCGCTGACCCGGGCGATCTTCTTCAGCGCCCTCACCACTGCCACCGCGTTCGGCAGCCTGTGGCTGTCGAGCCATCCGGGAACGGCCAGCATGGGCAAGCTGCTGGCGCTGTCGTTGCTGACCACGCTCGGCGCCGTGCTGCTGTTCCAGCCGGCCCTGATGGGCAAGCCGCGCCACATCGACGAGTCCGGCGACACCGATCTGTGA
- a CDS encoding N-6 DNA methylase has protein sequence MTTIERWTRDLGYGDVPGALLADADQVPADHPFATEVVGMFDPGSDVGASAVLCIDRVPTVCLVDAEQLKGDERAKADQIRRFCERLWNQNLARIVLVVADDYVDAWSVDDPQAPCERLSDGSGIALTEFSFQGLLSGEILKNRATWFDPHKRVDKTLLDNVRVLVERLSGTIAANIARELTASVIFVAYLEDREIITDAYRASRNVSSLIELLGNYNAIGLERLFGQLQKDFNGDFLATDGRHEATWRGLPPRAFEELHHFLRRTVLRSGQTAFWRYNFAQIPIELIAGIYETFLGQKAETEAEAGESVTAKRKQGAYYTPRLLSDWVVEQALAGLDPLEQRIFDGACGSGMLLTAAFRRLMRAQRAAAHAKNNNNHDFAARCRLLLGNIFGSDIDEDARRLTAFSLYLALLSDLAPRDLELLRKGGHKLPSLKKNIRSHGQGNFFSQDSESINREQYTVFLSNPPWREMPPGAPETTVVEAWAERQPNTVHWPKRQIAAAFALAAADSLTAHGRVAMILPIGLFISAEPSTRRFRANLLSRYKIDRITNFADMRRLIFVDADHPFVVMIATRRAEAVDDLSAEQFEYWTPKTDIALAFGRLTLHGADRTILRAPALIDETPHLRLRYWGTLQDLALLERLWQHGSVNDLRSRFGWEKGKGFHRVDNDRRIPRHLRSVIPSRWLLTHKFLKAERIPGDLPIVDKLCLERFPYERIAREPDELRRNFKGARVIWPDGTHPENGVKAVFAEDPFSFQHSVGVLSAPDNENGRLEARFLTAYMRSSMGTWLSLLLSPSVAAERPKLHVNELLSWPYWPAAGHPQPKKAKAILKKVDRLFKTIESAEPLTRPAKYAARKAEFEELVFDYFALRPEERVLVQELATYAGQSLQPGSLSYEMLVKSMRRPPERDQIERYCKRLVQVLTEWRNATGGKGELSAVAWTARSIPLGGVIVTISESKPRKAIANRLEDDRVVAELLNIVATAMDGSSEQMLTVPDVIVVKGDRITVVKPLVTRFWLERAAIEDASKLAGEINAIRRTKSSV, from the coding sequence ATGACCACAATTGAACGTTGGACCAGAGACTTGGGATATGGCGACGTGCCAGGTGCACTGTTAGCCGACGCCGACCAAGTTCCTGCGGATCATCCTTTTGCTACCGAGGTGGTGGGGATGTTCGACCCCGGTAGCGATGTTGGCGCTTCGGCCGTCCTTTGCATTGATCGAGTGCCTACCGTTTGTTTGGTTGATGCCGAACAACTTAAAGGCGACGAGAGAGCGAAAGCGGACCAGATTCGTCGATTTTGCGAGCGGCTCTGGAATCAAAATCTGGCTCGCATCGTTCTGGTGGTAGCAGACGACTATGTCGATGCGTGGTCCGTCGACGATCCACAGGCCCCGTGCGAGCGACTTTCAGATGGGTCCGGCATAGCGCTCACTGAGTTCTCCTTCCAGGGATTGTTGAGCGGAGAAATCCTAAAGAATCGGGCCACCTGGTTTGATCCACATAAGCGGGTGGACAAAACCTTGCTCGATAATGTGCGAGTGTTGGTGGAACGGCTATCTGGCACCATCGCCGCCAATATCGCACGTGAACTAACCGCTTCCGTCATCTTCGTGGCCTACCTCGAAGATCGAGAGATCATTACGGACGCGTATCGCGCGAGCCGTAACGTATCAAGCTTGATCGAGCTTCTGGGAAACTATAACGCGATTGGCCTCGAGCGGCTTTTTGGTCAGCTTCAGAAGGACTTCAACGGAGACTTCCTTGCGACCGACGGCCGCCATGAGGCGACTTGGCGCGGCTTGCCGCCACGTGCGTTCGAGGAACTTCACCACTTCCTGCGTCGCACCGTACTACGGTCCGGTCAGACTGCCTTTTGGCGCTATAATTTCGCGCAGATTCCAATCGAATTGATTGCCGGCATCTACGAAACCTTCCTCGGACAGAAGGCAGAGACCGAGGCGGAAGCTGGCGAAAGCGTAACCGCGAAGCGGAAACAGGGAGCCTATTATACGCCACGGCTGCTGTCGGATTGGGTCGTCGAACAGGCGCTCGCCGGACTCGATCCACTGGAGCAGCGCATCTTCGATGGGGCCTGCGGTTCGGGAATGCTTCTCACTGCGGCATTTCGACGGCTGATGCGTGCGCAGCGAGCCGCCGCCCATGCAAAAAACAACAACAACCATGACTTCGCAGCGCGTTGCCGCCTTTTGCTCGGCAATATCTTCGGCAGCGATATTGATGAAGACGCACGCCGATTGACCGCTTTCAGCCTCTATTTAGCGCTGCTGTCCGACCTCGCGCCACGCGACCTTGAGCTACTACGCAAGGGTGGACACAAACTGCCATCGCTCAAGAAAAATATCCGAAGCCACGGCCAAGGTAATTTCTTCAGTCAAGATAGCGAATCGATCAACCGCGAGCAGTACACGGTGTTTCTCTCCAACCCTCCGTGGCGAGAGATGCCGCCGGGAGCCCCGGAAACCACTGTCGTTGAAGCCTGGGCCGAGCGTCAACCAAATACCGTACACTGGCCTAAGCGCCAAATCGCGGCAGCGTTCGCGCTCGCAGCGGCAGACTCATTGACTGCGCACGGCCGCGTGGCGATGATTTTGCCGATAGGTCTCTTTATTTCGGCAGAGCCGAGCACGCGGCGCTTCCGAGCAAACCTACTTTCGCGTTACAAGATCGACCGCATCACGAATTTTGCCGATATGCGGCGGCTCATTTTCGTCGATGCTGACCACCCATTTGTTGTGATGATTGCCACGCGGCGCGCCGAAGCCGTCGACGACCTATCGGCTGAGCAGTTTGAATACTGGACACCTAAAACCGACATCGCACTTGCCTTCGGCCGCCTCACGCTTCATGGCGCCGATCGAACGATCTTGCGCGCCCCGGCATTGATTGATGAGACGCCGCATCTACGCCTTCGATATTGGGGCACCCTGCAGGACCTGGCATTGCTCGAACGTCTCTGGCAACACGGCTCGGTCAACGATCTGCGCTCGCGTTTTGGCTGGGAGAAAGGTAAGGGCTTCCACCGGGTCGACAATGATCGGCGTATCCCACGGCATCTGCGATCTGTGATTCCGTCACGATGGCTGCTGACTCACAAATTTCTCAAGGCAGAGCGAATCCCCGGTGATCTGCCCATCGTCGATAAACTCTGTTTGGAACGATTTCCCTACGAGCGTATCGCGCGAGAACCGGATGAGCTGCGACGCAATTTCAAAGGCGCCCGTGTTATCTGGCCAGACGGGACCCATCCCGAGAATGGGGTAAAGGCAGTCTTCGCAGAAGACCCGTTCAGCTTTCAACACTCGGTCGGTGTCTTATCGGCACCTGACAACGAAAATGGTAGGCTTGAGGCTCGTTTTTTGACGGCGTATATGCGCTCGTCGATGGGAACGTGGCTCTCGCTCCTGCTAAGTCCTTCGGTTGCGGCCGAACGTCCAAAGCTGCACGTCAACGAGTTGCTGAGCTGGCCTTATTGGCCGGCGGCAGGGCATCCGCAGCCAAAAAAAGCCAAGGCCATTCTGAAGAAAGTTGATCGCCTCTTTAAAACAATCGAGAGTGCTGAGCCGCTAACTCGACCGGCGAAATACGCCGCACGCAAGGCGGAATTCGAGGAGCTTGTCTTCGACTATTTTGCACTACGACCGGAAGAGCGTGTGTTGGTTCAAGAACTGGCAACCTACGCTGGGCAATCTCTACAACCTGGCAGTCTCAGCTATGAGATGCTTGTGAAATCTATGCGGCGCCCCCCGGAGCGGGACCAGATCGAGCGTTACTGTAAGCGACTAGTGCAAGTTCTAACTGAATGGCGCAACGCAACTGGAGGGAAGGGTGAGTTGAGCGCAGTTGCATGGACAGCGCGCAGCATTCCTCTCGGGGGCGTCATTGTCACGATCTCGGAATCCAAGCCGCGTAAAGCCATAGCCAACCGCTTGGAGGACGATCGCGTGGTTGCCGAACTTCTCAACATAGTCGCAACCGCTATGGACGGCAGTTCCGAGCAAATGCTGACTGTGCCGGACGTCATCGTGGTCAAGGGTGATCGCATTACGGTCGTTAAACCACTCGTTACTCGGTTCTGGCTTGAACGCGCCGCAATCGAAGACGCCAGCAAATTGGCAGGGGAAATAAATGCCATTCGACGGACGAAGAGTTCAGTATGA
- the hpnH gene encoding adenosyl-hopene transferase HpnH, producing the protein MAIPFHKELVIGGYLLKQKLLGRKRYPLVLMLEPLFRCNLACAGCGKIDYPDAILNRRMTAQECWDAAEECGAPMVAIPGGEPLIHKEIGEIVRGLVARKKFVSLCTNALLLEKKLHLFEPSPYLFFSVHLDGLKEHHDKAVSQQGVFDRAVAAIKAAKAKGFTVNVNCTVFDGYAAEDIAKFMDFTEELGVGVSISPGYAYERAPDQEHFLNRTKTKNLFREVFARGKGKKWSFMHSSMFLDFLAGNQEFECTPWGMPARNIFGWQKPCYLLGEGYAKTFQELMETTDWDSYGTGKYEKCADCMAHCGYEPTAAMASLNNPLKAAWVALRGIKTSGPMAPEIDMSKQRPAQYVFSEQVQKTLTQIRQDEAAEAKDKRHPERSTAA; encoded by the coding sequence ATGGCTATTCCGTTTCACAAGGAACTGGTGATCGGCGGTTATCTGCTGAAGCAGAAGCTGCTCGGGCGGAAGCGTTATCCGCTGGTACTGATGCTGGAGCCGCTGTTCCGCTGTAACCTCGCCTGCGCAGGCTGCGGCAAGATCGACTATCCCGACGCGATCCTGAACCGACGGATGACCGCGCAGGAGTGCTGGGACGCCGCCGAAGAATGCGGCGCGCCGATGGTTGCGATCCCGGGCGGCGAACCGCTGATCCACAAGGAGATCGGCGAGATCGTGCGCGGCCTGGTGGCGCGCAAGAAGTTCGTGTCGCTGTGCACCAACGCGCTGCTGCTCGAGAAGAAGCTCCATCTGTTCGAGCCGTCGCCCTACCTGTTCTTCTCGGTTCATCTCGACGGCCTGAAGGAGCACCACGACAAGGCGGTGTCGCAGCAGGGCGTGTTCGACCGCGCAGTCGCGGCGATCAAGGCCGCCAAGGCCAAGGGCTTCACCGTCAACGTCAACTGCACGGTGTTCGACGGCTACGCCGCCGAAGACATCGCCAAGTTCATGGACTTCACCGAGGAACTCGGCGTCGGCGTCTCGATCTCGCCGGGCTACGCCTATGAGCGCGCCCCGGACCAGGAGCACTTCCTCAACCGCACCAAGACCAAGAACCTGTTCCGCGAGGTGTTCGCGCGCGGCAAGGGCAAGAAGTGGAGCTTCATGCACTCCAGCATGTTCCTCGACTTCCTGGCCGGCAACCAGGAGTTCGAGTGCACGCCGTGGGGTATGCCGGCGCGCAACATCTTCGGCTGGCAGAAGCCCTGCTACCTGCTCGGCGAAGGCTACGCCAAGACTTTCCAGGAGCTGATGGAAACCACCGATTGGGATTCCTACGGCACCGGCAAGTACGAGAAGTGCGCCGACTGCATGGCGCATTGCGGCTACGAGCCGACCGCGGCGATGGCCTCGCTCAATAACCCGCTGAAGGCCGCCTGGGTGGCGCTCCGCGGCATCAAGACCTCGGGCCCGATGGCGCCGGAGATCGACATGTCGAAGCAGCGCCCGGCGCAGTACGTGTTCTCCGAGCAGGTCCAGAAGACGCTGACGCAGATCCGCCAGGACGAGGCCGCCGAGGCCAAGGACAAGCGGCACCCGGAAAGGTCGACGGCGGCCTGA
- the pstS gene encoding phosphate ABC transporter substrate-binding protein PstS — MRALRTALMALAIGSAGGTAGHAETPVMGTGSAFAAPIYIKWAEQLKATKGVAINYQPSGSSVGQLQVLKGLTDFGASDVPMEDSKLKEGDIMQFPTVVGGYAVVVNIPGVLPGKLRLTAPVLADIFMGGIRSWDDQQIVQLNPDLTLPNLPISLLYHAGGSGGTYAISRYLSKNSAAWRDKMGIGMTLSWPVGAGVKGSYGAASTVPMTPGGIGYAELSYVTANNLATVQLQNKSSRFVLPNGSSFAAAAENGDWSVPNYAVDLTDMPGEHAWPIVTATFALVPRSPAKRATSAAVLDFFRWAFAHGDGIARSLQFVPLPGKVKADIVKHLMN, encoded by the coding sequence ATGCGTGCACTTCGCACCGCTTTGATGGCGCTCGCCATCGGCTCCGCCGGCGGGACGGCCGGTCATGCCGAGACGCCGGTGATGGGGACCGGTTCGGCGTTCGCCGCGCCGATCTACATCAAATGGGCCGAACAACTGAAAGCGACCAAGGGTGTCGCGATCAACTATCAACCTTCGGGGTCTTCGGTCGGGCAACTCCAGGTGCTGAAGGGCCTGACGGATTTCGGTGCGTCGGATGTGCCGATGGAGGACAGCAAGCTCAAGGAAGGGGACATCATGCAGTTCCCCACCGTCGTGGGTGGCTACGCCGTCGTGGTCAACATTCCCGGTGTCCTGCCCGGCAAGCTGCGGCTCACCGCGCCGGTGCTGGCCGACATCTTCATGGGCGGCATCAGGTCATGGGATGACCAGCAGATCGTGCAGCTCAACCCCGATCTAACGCTGCCCAACCTTCCGATTTCTCTGCTGTATCATGCGGGCGGCTCGGGCGGCACCTACGCGATCTCCCGCTATCTGTCGAAGAACAGCGCGGCGTGGCGCGACAAGATGGGGATCGGCATGACGCTGAGTTGGCCGGTCGGCGCCGGCGTCAAGGGCAGCTATGGCGCGGCCTCGACGGTGCCGATGACGCCCGGCGGGATCGGCTATGCCGAGCTGTCCTACGTCACCGCCAACAATCTTGCGACCGTGCAACTGCAGAACAAGTCGAGCCGGTTCGTGCTGCCGAACGGAAGCAGTTTCGCGGCCGCCGCCGAGAATGGCGATTGGTCGGTGCCGAACTATGCGGTCGATCTCACCGACATGCCGGGTGAGCACGCCTGGCCGATCGTCACGGCGACCTTTGCGCTGGTGCCACGAAGTCCTGCGAAACGCGCCACGTCGGCCGCCGTTCTGGACTTCTTCCGATGGGCCTTCGCGCATGGCGACGGCATCGCGCGGTCGCTGCAGTTCGTTCCTCTGCCGGGCAAGGTCAAAGCCGACATCGTCAAGCATCTGATGAACTGA
- the ispH gene encoding 4-hydroxy-3-methylbut-2-enyl diphosphate reductase — MSEVRPLEVFLAQPRGFCAGVVRAIEIVERALEKYGPPVYVRHEIVHNKYVVESLKAKGAIFVEELSEVPPKAVTVFSAHGVARSIEEEAAARDLPVLNATCPLVTKVHNQGKRYTSKGRTLILIGHAGHPEVEGTMGQVPGPVLLVQNLDDVAALTLPPETPVAYITQTTLSVDDTKDIIVALSKKFHDIEGPDTRDICYATQNRQSAVRQMSKLVDLILVVGANNSSNSNRLREIGTEAGIPSYLIADGSELDPAWLDGKKAVGITAGASAPEVLVDDVIEALRRIVPVTVSVLPGREENIEFVLPAELATA, encoded by the coding sequence TTGTCTGAAGTCCGCCCCCTCGAAGTGTTCCTTGCCCAACCCCGTGGTTTCTGCGCTGGCGTGGTGCGTGCGATCGAGATCGTCGAGCGCGCGCTGGAGAAGTACGGTCCGCCGGTCTATGTGCGGCATGAGATCGTGCATAACAAATACGTGGTCGAGAGCCTGAAGGCCAAAGGTGCGATCTTCGTCGAGGAGCTGTCGGAAGTTCCGCCGAAGGCCGTGACCGTGTTCAGCGCCCACGGCGTCGCCCGCAGCATCGAGGAAGAGGCCGCGGCGCGTGACCTGCCGGTGCTCAACGCCACCTGCCCGCTGGTCACCAAAGTGCATAACCAGGGCAAGCGCTATACGTCGAAGGGCCGCACCCTGATCCTGATCGGCCACGCCGGCCATCCGGAAGTCGAAGGCACGATGGGCCAGGTTCCCGGTCCTGTGCTGCTGGTGCAGAACCTCGACGACGTCGCGGCGCTGACGCTGCCGCCGGAAACCCCGGTGGCGTACATCACCCAGACCACGCTGAGCGTCGACGACACCAAGGACATCATCGTGGCGCTTTCAAAGAAATTCCACGATATCGAAGGCCCGGACACCCGCGACATCTGCTATGCCACGCAAAACCGGCAATCGGCGGTGCGGCAGATGAGCAAGCTGGTCGACCTGATCCTGGTGGTCGGAGCCAACAACAGTTCGAACTCCAACCGACTGCGGGAAATCGGCACCGAAGCCGGCATCCCGAGCTACCTGATCGCCGATGGCAGCGAGCTCGACCCGGCCTGGCTCGACGGCAAGAAGGCGGTCGGCATCACGGCCGGCGCCTCGGCCCCGGAAGTGCTGGTCGACGACGTGATCGAAGCGCTGCGCCGGATCGTCCCGGTCACCGTTTCGGTGCTGCCGGGCCGCGAAGAAAACATTGAATTCGTTCTGCCCGCGGAACTGGCCACCGCCTGA
- the hpnO gene encoding aminobacteriohopanetriol synthase HpnO codes for MYQPNLDLAEMFAAREANRSSMHARHLNEQLVRVLKTIGYDVGFQKGTGQYLYDRDGARYLDLLSGFGVFALGRNHPVVRKALQSVLDADLPNLVQLDVSTLAGILAERLLEQVPYLDKVFFANSGAESVEAAIKFARGATGRNGIVNCDHSYHGLTYGALSLTDDQNFQGGFGPLLPGVTTIPFNDLEALEKVLSTREVAAFIVEPIQGKGVNMPTDEFLPGAAALCKRYGTLFVADEIQTGMGRTGRFLAVEHWNVEPDMVLLSKALSGGHVPVGAVLTRKSIFDKIFNRMDRAVVHGSTFAKNDLAMAAGIATLEVLKAEKLVEAAAKRGAELRLALTRMVPGYELLKEVRGKGLMIGVEFGPPQSLRLKASWTMLETANKGLFVQLITVPLFKDHKILTQVAGHGLHTIKLLPPLTITEDDCAWIERAFDDTIAASHKVPGAIWSLGKTLVDNAVRKSA; via the coding sequence ATGTATCAGCCGAATTTAGACCTTGCCGAGATGTTTGCGGCGCGCGAAGCGAACCGCAGTTCGATGCACGCCCGGCATCTCAACGAGCAGCTCGTCCGCGTCCTCAAAACCATCGGCTACGACGTCGGCTTCCAGAAGGGCACCGGTCAGTACCTCTACGACCGCGACGGCGCCCGCTATCTCGACCTGCTCAGCGGCTTTGGCGTCTTCGCGCTCGGCCGCAACCATCCGGTGGTGCGCAAGGCGTTGCAGAGCGTGCTCGATGCCGACCTGCCCAATCTGGTGCAGCTCGACGTCTCGACCCTCGCCGGTATCCTGGCTGAGCGGCTGCTCGAGCAGGTGCCGTATCTCGACAAGGTGTTCTTCGCCAATTCCGGCGCCGAGAGCGTCGAGGCGGCGATCAAGTTCGCGCGCGGCGCAACCGGTCGCAACGGCATCGTCAATTGCGACCACAGCTACCACGGCCTGACCTACGGCGCGCTGTCGCTGACCGACGACCAGAATTTCCAGGGTGGCTTTGGGCCGCTGCTGCCGGGCGTCACCACCATCCCGTTCAACGATCTCGAAGCGCTGGAGAAGGTGCTGTCGACCCGTGAGGTCGCCGCCTTCATCGTCGAGCCGATCCAGGGCAAGGGCGTCAACATGCCCACCGACGAGTTCCTGCCGGGTGCCGCCGCGCTGTGCAAACGCTATGGCACGCTGTTCGTCGCCGACGAGATCCAGACCGGCATGGGCCGCACCGGCCGCTTCCTTGCGGTCGAGCACTGGAACGTCGAACCCGACATGGTGCTGCTCTCCAAGGCGCTGTCGGGCGGCCACGTCCCGGTCGGCGCGGTGCTGACCCGCAAGTCGATCTTCGACAAGATCTTCAACCGCATGGATCGCGCCGTGGTGCACGGCTCGACCTTCGCCAAGAACGATCTGGCGATGGCTGCCGGTATTGCGACGCTGGAAGTCCTCAAAGCCGAGAAGCTGGTCGAGGCCGCCGCCAAGCGCGGCGCCGAGCTGCGGTTGGCGCTCACGCGCATGGTCCCCGGCTACGAGCTGCTCAAGGAAGTGCGCGGCAAGGGCCTGATGATCGGCGTCGAATTCGGCCCGCCGCAATCGCTCCGCCTGAAGGCGTCGTGGACGATGCTCGAGACCGCCAACAAGGGCCTGTTCGTTCAGCTGATCACCGTGCCGTTGTTCAAGGATCACAAGATCCTCACTCAGGTCGCGGGCCACGGCCTGCACACCATCAAGCTGCTGCCGCCGCTGACCATCACCGAAGACGATTGCGCCTGGATCGAACGCGCCTTCGACGACACCATCGCTGCCAGCCACAAGGTGCCGGGCGCGATCTGGTCGCTCGGCAAGACCCTGGTCGACAACGCGGTGCGCAAGTCGGCTTGA